From a single Silene latifolia isolate original U9 population chromosome 6, ASM4854445v1, whole genome shotgun sequence genomic region:
- the LOC141658678 gene encoding thaumatin-like protein 1, which translates to MNYPLPFLIYFTLFLFFRDIQGATLTMQNKCGYTVWPGILPNAGNPGLGTTGFELLPGGSKSFQVTPGWSGRIWARTRCSFDSTTGLGTCVTGDCPSGQIECNGSGATPPVTLAEFSLGPGPNTTPDYYDVSLVDGFNIPMIVEPNGGSGSCLITGCASDLNRQCPMELRVGDGDACRSACEAFGIEAYCCSGAYASPSTCSPSLYSQMFKASCPHAYSYAYDDSTSTFTCSEADYTITFCPSLTSQQKASTDTQTSSENPGAQFEIGSGSGSEMQPETGFGSQQPNHHHHKFYIGGGQFISASPPSSKIITQSIYAWPLIISLIVISTTFQLRFS; encoded by the exons ATGAATTATCCTTTGCCAtttttgatatactttaccttatttttatttttcagaGATATTCAAGGAGCTACACTTACCATGCAAAACAAGTGTGGCTACACAGTTTGGCCAGGAATACTACCCAATGCCGGTAACCCCGGTTTAGGGACCACCGGTTTCGAACTCCTCCCAGGCGGATCAAAATCTTTCCAGGTCACACCAGGCTGGTCGGGTCGAATATGGGCCAGAACCCGTTGCTCATTCGACTCGACCACCGGACTAGGAACCTGTGTGACAGGTGACTGCCCATCAGGTCAAATAGAATGTAACGGGTCGGGTGCAACCCCACCCGTGACCCTAGCTGAATTCTCTCTTGGACCCGGCCCAAACACGACCCCAGACTACTATGACGTCAGTCTAGTTGACGGGTTCAACATACCTATGATAGTCGAACCAAATGGTGGGTCCGGGTCATGTTTAATTACGGGTTGTGCATCCGACTTGAATCGACAATGCCCAATGGAGTTACGGGTTGGTGACGGTGACGCGTGTAGGAGCGCGTGTGAAGCGTTTGGTATAGAAGCGTATTGTTGTAGTGGCGCGTATGCATCACCGAGTACGTGTAGTCCGTCGTTGTACTCGCAAATGTTTAAAGCGTCGTGCCCGCATGCGTATAGTTACGCTTACGATGATTCTACGAGTACGTTTACGTGTTCCGAAGCTGATTATACCATTACATTCTGTCCTTCCTTAACAAG CCAACAAAAAGCGTCAACAGATACACAAACGTCATCAGAAAATCCAGGCGCACAATTCGAGATTGGATCTGGTTCAGGATCTGAGATGCAGCCTGAGACCGGGTTCGGGTCACAGCAAccgaatcatcatcatcataagtTCTACATTGGAGGTGGTCAGTTCATATCGGCCTCACCTCCGTCAAGCAAAATTATAACACAGTCCATATACGCATGGCCATTAATAATTTCCTTGATCGTAATTTCGACGACTTTTCAATTACGTTTTTCATAG